A single window of Rhipicephalus microplus isolate Deutch F79 chromosome 5, USDA_Rmic, whole genome shotgun sequence DNA harbors:
- the LOC119174895 gene encoding uncharacterized protein LOC119174895, with amino-acid sequence MNVGHLGTPCRRTIARRFCSTPIRTSDTADSEVADGDVSSFLSTLDSFVEQCDSFLPACPQVTSENDAAGVRVEDGEYASGNASCSHECFTEYCEGQSLPVRASTAPQGNYVEDDRIGPFGDADDVLALSREDECMEDTLLEQYSSSSQNSTCSSTRACKGSIEDANETLALSSEDECTESTRFKQYASVSQHSVCPLTRVQCSEQGCGPGQGSEHNDEHVCRQHDANFVILSELNCEDSLSSSPDAHTHLFDQESLLVSENCRAKTTEHHYRQQYKSFHGSCVKSVNFASETYQQEPKAGELSHQTCTRTESAYESKTYSEAPQANKSKQQYDPFNASCRVQNASVSCSSVCPEKLEEQQYPEYVGSFNESCVMEDASTFKKYEDEPFKAESFDESCFIVDASMFKKYKDEPLEAGSFDDSCIMENASTFKKYDDVEEMRAKEYAQGYNDSGVMNDVSVPRTDATTRERNLACSDSLCHIRQSKDSCVPGGHVVMPCANKLAEQVAQCPTISSPQGVLVPDQKGLYEYKTQCNSAYTLNSSPQPSGSLGICENTRMGDKPASCVTPHEQRGNLASVESLEDVASEISRNLLRSEEADKASDITPKNCTVGEKPEHCFSIQDLAVSSERVASDAILKQHLEQHASANSPAYFTDVVQSVQDICTTSSLCHEDIVQAVPKFEEADKKPLAPLSAASNDFAASSSFTEHKLKSNSIESVAESSEKIEIVVLPGPNSNKIDSVAAVDKECKETSMAECSTSKPVFQLDDGLQSEDICEEIEISDTTLVDEADGAGTDGDTFVREVQSPVASPKSVEDLQLVPLTADKPSMLPLSSTGASGDVLDLDVDTDDTLVGEVQSPVLSVKSVKHCQPALKNANSSVPDVPGQPCTDKSECVLPWDSPIPSTDTSSLPLCAPVPPLLVCTSSDDEIYIPEALDMREKLNTIRRGLEQHKPEGLNAHSSSIVPTDFSSEPHLPIVMAPETKNRAPFTSEDPAENMDNENPDWEAVRRLTTDEERYQAVQAVWHNVEIPDPHKELSTFHYRQRTLRLKRAKKKNTPSKSKRRKRKASHSSHNDHCSKPAKRQRLDTDIIDLKLKELKRKRERDVTKVQETFNDDIRQLHTSLRTQQETYASHDHDGRSDRHHRRAHTEPWDLRYFLSQEQRICEEFKANAQNIESEYMTREHKLLSAREEVRRVDDFYAGLRDKDPRLLSEKQVKEHFKLEEMLGHFKMVYRVPNE; translated from the coding sequence ATGAACGTCGGACATTTAGGGACCCCATGCCGAAGGACAATCGCTCGAAGATTTTGTAGCACGCCAATCAGGACATCTGACACCGCGGACAGTGAAGTGGCTGATGGAGACGTTTCCTCGTTTCTTTCCACCTTAGACAGTTTTGTGGAACAGTGCGACAGTTTCCTTCCTGCATGCCCGCAAGTCACATCTGAAAACGATGCTGCTGGAGTACGTGTAGAAGATGGGGAATATGCTTCTGGCAACGCAAGTTGCTCTCATGAGTGTTTTACCGAGTATTGTGAAGGACAAAGCTTGCCGGTGCGCGCATCTACCGCTCCGCAAGGTAACTACGTAGAGGATGACAGAATAGGTCCTTTTGGAGATGCTGATGACGTTCTAGCTCTCAGTCGTGAAGATGAGTGCATGGAAGATACCCTGTTGGAACAATATTCCTCGTCTTCTCAGAATTCGACTTGTTCCTCAACTAGGGCTTGTAAGGGCTCCATTGAAGATGCCAATGAAACTCTGGCCCTCAGCAGTGAAGATGAGTGTACAGAATCAACCAGGTTTAAACAATATGCTTCAGTTTCACAGCATTCAGTTTGTCCCTTAACTAGGGTTCAGTGCAGTGAACAAGGCTGTGGTCCTGGTCAGGGCAGTGAACATAATGACGAGCATGTGTGCAGGCAGCATGATGCCAATTTCGTAATCCTTAGCGAGCTAAATTGTGAGGATTCCTTGTCTTCATCACCAGATGCGCATACACATTTATTTGATCAAGAAAGTTTGCTTGTTTCTGAGAATTGTAGAGCAAAAACAACAGAGCACCATTACAGACAGCAGTATAAAAGCTTTCATGGCAGCTGTGTAAAATCAGTGAATTTTGCAAGTGAAACGTATCAACAGGAACCTAAAGCTGGGGAACTGAGCCATCAAACCTGTACTCGCACAGAAAGTGCGTATGAAAGCAAAACGTATTCCGAGGCTCCTCAGGCGAACAAAAGCAAGCAGCAGTACGACCCATTCAATGCAAGTTGTCGGGTGCAGAATGCTAGCGTTTCCTGCAGCTCCGTCTGCCCAGAAAAACTGGAAGAGCAGCAATATCCGGAGTATGTGGGAAGTTTTAATGAAAGTTGTGTCATGGAGGATGCTTCGACATTTAAGAAATATGAGGATGAACCATTTAAAGCAGAAAGTTTTGATGAAAGCTGTTTTATAGTGGATGCTTCCATGTTTAAGAAATATAAGGATGAACCATTAGAGGCAGGGAGTTTTGATGACAGCTGTATTATGGAAAATGCATCTACGTTTAAGAAGTATGATGATGTAGAAGAGATGAGAGCTAAAGAGTACGCACAAGGGTACAATGACAGTGGTGTCATGAATGATGTTTCTGTACCAAGAACAGATGCTACGACAAGGGAGAGAAATTTAGCATGTTCAGATAGCTTATGTCATATTCGTCAGAGCAAAGATAGCTGTGTACCTGGAGGACACGTGGTAATGCCTTGTGCGAACAAGTTGGCTGAACAAGTTGCACAATGCCCCACAATTTCTTCTCCTCAAGGAGTTCTTGTGCCTGATCAGAAAGGACTGTACGAATATAAGACTCAGTGTAACAGTGCTTATACACTGAACTCAAGTCCACAGCCTTCAGGCTCCCTTGGTATCTGTGAGAATACGCGTATGGGTGACAAACCAGCATCATGTGTCACGCCTCACGAACAACGTGGTAACCTGGCATCTGTTGAATCATTAGAGGATGTCGCTTCAGAAATCTCTAGGAATTTGTTGCGTTCAGAAGAAGCCGATAAGGCAAGTGACATCACACCGAAAAATTGCACTGTTGGTGAAAAACCTGAGCACTGCTTCTCGATTCAGGACCTCGCAGTTTCAAGTGAGCGAGTAGCTAGCGATGCGATTTTAAAACAACACTTAGAACAACATGCCAGTGCTAACAGCCCGGCTTATTTCACAGATGTTGTGCAGTCTGTCCAAGATATCTGTACCACTAGTTCATTATGTCATGAGGACATTGTGCAGGCAGTGCCAAAGTTTGAGGAGGCAGATAAAAAACCATTGGCTCCTTTGTCAGCAGCTAGTAATGATTTTGCAGCTTCTTCAAGTTTTACAGAGCATAAGCTTAAAAGCAACAGCATTGAGAGTGTTGCCGAGAGCAGTGAAAAAATTGAAATTGTTGTTCTTCCGGGACCTAACTCTAACAAAATTGACagtgtcgctgctgtagacaagGAGTGTAAGGAAACTTCAATGGCAGAGTGTTCTACCTCCAAGCCTGTGTTTCAATTGGATGATGGTCTGCAGTCCGAAGATATCTGTGAGGAAATTGAAATTTCTGATACTACACTGGTGGACGAAGCTGATGGAGCTGGAACTGATGGTGATACCTTCGTTCGTGAAGTGCAGTCACCTGTGGCATCACCAAAATCGGTAGAAGACCTCCAGCTAGTGCCACTAACTGCTGATAAGCCAAGCATGCTTCCTCTATCCAGCACTGGGGCATCTGGAGATGTTCTAGACCTGGATGTTGACACTGATGACACGCTTGTTGGTGAAGTGCAGTCACCTGTGCTATCAGTAAAATCTGTAAAACATTGCCAGCCAGCTTTGAAAAATGCAAATTCCTCAGTACCAGACGTGCCAGGACAACCATGTACGGATAAATCAGAGTGTGTCCTTCCTTGGGATTCTCCAATTCCCTCTACAGACACAAGCAGCCTTCCCCTGTGTGCACCTGTACCCCCTCTACTGGTATGTACATCAAGTGACGATGAGATATACATTCCTGAAGCTTTGGACATGCGTGAGAAACTAAACACTATTAGGCGGGGACTCGAACAGCACAAACCTGAAGGTCTAAATGCTCATTCGAGCTCCATCGTGCCGACCGATTTTAGCTCAGAACCACATTTGCCCATTGTGATGGCCCCAGAGACAAAAAACAGAGCCCCATTCACTAGTGAAGATCCCGCCGAAAACATGGACAACGAAAATCCAGATTGGGAAGCTGTTCGTCGCCTGACGACGGATGAGGAACGATACCAGGCAGTCCAAGCAGTCTGGCACAACGTTGAGATTCCAGACCCCCACAAAGAGCTGTCAACGTTCCACTATCGACAACGTACATTGCGCCTGAaacgtgcaaaaaagaaaaacacgccTTCCAAGTCTAAACGCCGAAAGCGCAAGGCATCACACAGCTCCCACAACGACCATTGTAGTAAACCAGCCAAGCGCCAGCGTTTGGACACAGACATTATTGACCTAAAGTTAAAGGAACTGAAACGAAAAAGGGAGAGGGATGTTACAAAAGTGCAAGAAACATTCAACGATGATATCAGGCAGCTCCACACGAGTTTGAGGACCCAGCAGGAGACGTACGCCTCACACGACCACGACGGGCGGTCTGACAGGCACCATAGGAGAGCGCACACAGAGCCATGGGACCTCCGCTACTTTTTGTCGCAAGAGCAGAGGATCTGCGAAGAGTTCAAAGCCAACGCACAGAACATAGAGAGTGAGTACATGACCAGGGAGCACAAACTTCTCAGCGCCAGAGAAGAAGTTCGGCGCGTCGACGATTTCTACGCTGGTCTGAGGGATAAAGACCCGCGACTGCTCTCCGAAAAACAAGTCAAGGAACACTTCAAGCTTGAAGAAATGCTGGGTCATTTTAAAATGGTTTACAGGGTACCGAATGAATGA